From Phragmites australis chromosome 5, lpPhrAust1.1, whole genome shotgun sequence, a single genomic window includes:
- the LOC133919852 gene encoding universal stress protein PHOS34-like: protein MATGNLASVVVAVDGSEESMNALRWALDNLRLRPDGALVVLHVQPPPGIAAGLNPAPIPFGGPSEVEVPAFTQAIEAHQRRITQAILEHALKICSDKNVEVKTEVVVGDPKEKICEVTANRKADLLVMGCRAIGPLKRVFLGSASNYCINHVGCPVVVTKGT, encoded by the exons ATGGCGACCGGCAACCTGGCAAgcgtggtggtggcggtggacgGCAGCGAGGAGAGCATGAACGCGCTGCGCTGGGCGCTCGACAacctccgcctccgccccgACGGCGCCCTCGTCGTGCTCCACGTCCAGCCGCCGCCCGGCATCGCCGCCGGCCTCAACCCGGCACCCATCCCCTTCGGCGGCCCCA GCGAGGTGGAGGTGCCGGCGTTCACGCAGGCCATCGAGGCGCATCAGCGGCGGATCACGCAGGCGATCCTGGAGCACGCGCTCAAGATTTGCTCCGATAAGAAT GTGGAGGTGAAGacggaggtggtggtgggggaCCCCAAGGAGAAGATCTGCGAGGTGACGGCCAACCGCAAGGCCGATCTGCTCGTCATGGGGTGCCGTGCAATTGGGCCGCTCAAGAG GGTGTTCTTGGGAAGTGCGAGCAACTACTGCATCAACCATGTGGGCTGCCCTGTTGTCGTAACCAAGGGAACTTGA
- the LOC133919850 gene encoding peptidyl-prolyl cis-trans isomerase FKBP12-like, producing the protein MGFEKQILRAGTGPKPVKAQKVTVHCTGYGKDRDLSKKFWSTKDPGQQPFSFNIGLGSVIKGWDEGVMTMQVGEVARIQCTPDYAYGAGGFPAWGIQPNSVLVFEIEVLSAQ; encoded by the exons ATGGGATTCGAGAAGCAGATTCTGAGAGCCGGCACCGGCCCCAAGCCCGTCAAGGCCCAGAAGGTCACCGTCCACTGCACCGGCTACG GGAAGGATCGTGATTTATCCAAGAAGTTTTGGAG CACTAAGGACCCTGGGCAGCAACCATTCAGTTTCAACATTGGTCTGGGTTCAGTGATCAAAG GATGGGATGAGGGAGTTATGACCATGCAAGTGGGTGAAGTTGCTCGTATCCAG TGCACCCCGGATTATGCTTATGGAGCCGGCGGGTTTCCAGCCTGGGGAATCCAACCAAACTCAGTGCTGGTGTTCGAGATTGAAGTCCTCAGTGCCCAGTAA
- the LOC133918104 gene encoding uncharacterized protein LOC133918104, producing the protein MDPRQAWKEYLRELCFPSNDSSDEEDDLFMEGMRAWQADLEESERRPWGGSVPGRKRINRYRHEGHMRLFNDYFADPPVYPDYIFRRRFRMKHDLFMKIVAAVEEKDSWFVQRRNAAGELGLSALQKVTAAFRMLAYDAPADSLDECLRLGESTIIESMRCFVNAVVQAFDDEYLRSPNEEDTARLLAINSRRGFPGMLGSVDCMHWRWKNCPTVWAGSYTGHVNAPTIILEAVASQDLWIWHAFFGMPGSLNDINVLHRSHLLDDLAAGQAPKVNYTINGQDYTMGYYLADGIYPEWATFVKPIPAPVDRKRQHFVVQQAAARKDVERAFGVLQSRFPIVRGATRLWDEETLSAIMTACIIMHNMIIEDEREDDDVDYVYEGAGEDVQASHDVTPPLMILSQRYNAIRCKQAHVNLREDLVEHLWQLHGGDV; encoded by the exons ATGGATCCTCGGCAAGCTTGGAAGGAATACTTGAGGGAGTTGTGTTTCCCGTCCAACGACTCgtctgatgaagaagatgatttgTTCATGGAGGGTATGAGAGCTTGGCAAGCCGACCTGGAGGAATCAGAGAGGCGACCATGGGGGGGCTCAGTCCCAGGTCGAAAGCGTATCAACCGCTATCGGCACGAGGGCCATATGAGGTTGTTCAACGACTACTTTGCCGATCCTCCCGTGTACCCCGACTACATATTCCGACGCAG GTTCCGGATGAAACACGACCTGTTTATGAAGATAGTTGCAGCTGTTGAAGAGAAGGACTCCTGGTTCGTGCAGCGGAGAAACGCAGCTGGAGAGCTCGGGCTGTCAGCATTGCAAAAAGTGACTGCGGCATTTCGTATGCTAGCATACGATGCGCCGGCTGATTCTCTCGATGAGTGCCTTCGTCTTGGTGAGAGCACCATCATTGAGAGTATGCGATGTTTCGTCAATGCTGTTGTGCAGGCATTCGACGATGAGTACCTTCGTTCTCCTAATGAGGAGGACACTGCGAGGTTGCTCGCCATCAACTCGCGCAGAGGCTTCCCCGGTATGTTAGGAAGCGTTGATTGtatgcattggaggtggaagaactgccCAACGGTGTGGGCGGGGTCTTACACGGGGCATGTTAACGCTCCAACTATCATTCTTGAGGCGGTCGCGTCGCAGGACCTGTGGATCTGGCATGCATTTTTCGGCATGCCTGGTTCGCTAAACGACATCAATGTCCTCCACCGATCACATCTCCTCGACGACTTAGCCGCCGGACAGGCACCGAAGGTTAATTACACAATCAATGGTCAGGACTACACAATGGGTTACTACCTTGCTGACGGAATTTACCCGGAATGGGCCACGTTTGTGAAGCCCATTCCGGCTCCTGTCGACCGCAAGCGGCAACACTTTGTCGTGCAACAAGCGGCGGCCCGCAAGGATGTGGAGCGCGCCTTTGGAGTACTCCAGTCGCGGTTTCCTATTGTTCGCGGGGCAACACGATTGTGGGACGAGGAAACCTTGTCCGCCATCATGACCGCATGCAtaatcatgcacaacatgattaTTGAAGACGAGCGCGAAGACGACGATGTGGACTACGTGTACGAGGGAGCAGGTGAAGACGTGCAGGCTTCTCACGACGTGACGCCACCATTGATGATCTTGAGCCAACGGTACAATGCAATTCGATGCAAGCAGGCACATGTTAATCTCCGGGAAGACCTTGTCGAACACCTTTGGCAGTTACACGGAGGCGACGTGTAG
- the LOC133918103 gene encoding glutathione S-transferase T3-like: MRRLHHCGRGQLCGARHSRGGKEAELEGERRGEADGVGGRRRREEAGGAGEEDASPGPEDWAAADLASQIPGSPPSVCSAMVAVGPWDSMEYADFLRGDDDAIPWDDVVPLTQEGLSGSQAPEPVVQNDDAQTDIPAGGGRGQSYTMKEDLLLVSAWLNVSMDPVVGSNQSLDAFWQRIETYFHEHKDFPSMRNKKSLQGRWAFINGMVQKFCGHYARAMHSRCSGTTEGETVVEACKMFQAVEHKEFTLLPCWRELRHHPKWQSEAYRKKQKTSSAAGDGSPSLTQNMPPSQPAGIAQETGSEGTVRAKRPVGRSRSKEIGRGSTASNSASAPMKEVFDRQFSMKEKFEKERAERFAEMMYVERQRLRLEEERMQLEKVKEEMRIMNMDLSQMDDDQKEYYKSLR; this comes from the exons ATGCGGCGGCTGCATCACTGTGGGCGAGGGCAGTTGTGCGGCGCGCGGCACTCCCGCGGTGGGAAGGAAGCGGAGCTGGAGGGGGAGCGCAGAGGGGAGGCGGACGGCGTCGGCGGGCGACGCAGGCGAGAAGAAGCAGGCGGCGCGGGCGAAGAGGACGCGTCCCCGGGTCCGGAAGACTGGGCGGCGGCGGATCTGGCGAGCCAGATCCCTGGATCTCCCCCTTCGGTGTGCTCCGCGATGGTCGCAGTTGGTCCCTG GGATTCTATGGAGTACGCAGATTTTCTGAGAGGGGACGACGATGCTATTCCATGGGATGATGTAGTACCACTGACCCAAGAAGGATTGAGTGGCTCACAGGCCCCAGAGCCCGTGGTGCAGAATGACGATGCACAAACAGATATACCTGCTGGTGGAGGCCGTGGGCAGAGCTACACGATGAAGGAAGACCTCCTACTTGTTTCTGCCTGGCTCAACGTTAGCATGGATCCGGTGGTGGGTTCGAACCAAAGTTTGGACGCGTTTTGGCAGCGGATCGAGACTTACTTCCACGAGCACAAAGACTTCCCGTCCATGCGCAACAAGAAGTCGTTGCAAGGGAGGTGGGCATTCATTAATGGGATGGTACAAAAGTTTTGCGGCCACTACGCGCGTGCAATGCATAGTAGATGCAGCGGTACCACGGAGGGGGAGACG GTTGTTGAGGCTTGCAAAATGTTCCAGGCAGTTGAACATAAAGAGTTCACGTTGCTTCCTTGTTGGCGTGAATTGCGGCACCATCCGAAGTGGCAGTCAGAGGCTTACAGGAAGAAGCAAAAGACTTCCAGCGCAGCAGGAGATGGCAGCCCTTCATTGACTCAGAACATGCCACCATCACAGCCTGCGGGAATTGCACAAGAAACAGGTAGCGAAGGCACGGTCCGAGCTAAGAGGCCTGTTGGCCGGAGCCGGTCGAAGGAAATAGGGCGTGGTTCGACGGCTTCCAACTCGGCGTCGGCACCAATGAAGGAAGTATTCGACAGGCAATTTAGTATGAAGGAAAAGTTCGAGAAGGAAAGGGCCGAGAGGTTCGCGGAGATGATGTATGTAGAGCGGCAGCGCCTTCGCCTCGAGGAGGAGCGAATGCAACTAGAGAAGGTAAAGGAGGAAATGAGGATAATGAACATGGATTTATCGCAAATGGACGATGACCAAAAAGAGTATTACAAAAGTCTTCGTTAG
- the LOC133919851 gene encoding uncharacterized protein LOC133919851 produces MPGDSVVIRLPDPRALRVVARSVLLAVALLSLPWLRAAEAPARRRARDACGTAAAQAELLVRDMRREGLLAPGARAVVLGADGDCGAPAPKEDEVNTMRPVSLRRMLMIGDSSLDFLLDFGFFDEEGDRFAFADRVLKYGGIIAAPIGSLSVFSLPQNYRIIYISTFAETVVGIKKIAHAGDNGNASTGMELPSPGTTGMELQNPGLLSGQLAESANGEFKNIGRKLLLSDITE; encoded by the coding sequence ATGCCAGGCGACAGCGTCGTGATCCGGCTCCCCGACCCGCGCGCCCTCCGCGTGGTCGCGCGATCCGTGCTCCTCGCCGTCGCGTTGCTCTCCCTGCCCTGGCTCCGCGCCGCCGAGgcgcccgcccgccgccgcgccaGGGACGCGTGCGGCACCGCGGCGGCCCAGGCGGAGCTCCTGGTCCGCGACATGCGGCGCGAAGGCCTACTAGCCCCCGGCGCGCGCGCCGTTGTCCTCGGCGCCGATGGCGACTGCGGTGCTCCTGCCCCGAAGGAGGACGAGGTCAATACCATGCGACCCGTCTCGCTGCGGCGGATGCTGATGATAGGGGACTCGTCACTGGACTTCTTGCTGGATTTCGGGTTCTTCGACGAGGAGGGCGATAGGTTCGCCTTCGCCGATCGGGTGCTCAAGTATGGCGGCATCATCGCAGCACCAATTGGCTCATTGAGCGTGTTCAGCTTGCCACAGAACTACCGCATCATCTACATCAGTACGTTTGCTGAGACTGTTGTTGGGATCAAGAAGATTGCCCATGCCGGCGACAACGGCAATGCTAGCACCGGAATGGAGTTGCCATCACCAGGTACCACCGGAATGGAGTTGCAGAATCCAGGACTGCTTTCCGGTCAGCTAGCTGAGTCTGCCAACGGTGAATTCAAGAACATTGGGAGGAAGCTCTTACTGTCTGACATCACTGAATAG